A window of the Candidatus Paceibacterota bacterium genome harbors these coding sequences:
- a CDS encoding Gfo/Idh/MocA family oxidoreductase — protein MKTQMNRRDFLRSSTAALAAISLPAIIPASAFGAGNKIALGCIGVGGMGTGNMKSFLALEDCRVVAVCDTYEDRRQKAKNLADTQYGDKGCAMHDDYREVIARKDIDAVMIAAQDHWHALIATAAAAAGKDMYLEKPMGTSVEQSQKILRAVRKHKRVFQAGTWQRSQGKFRQACALVRNGYIGSLREMQVGAPGPQYQPKYAGSLEPQPVPAGFNWEMWRGPAPANPYNPGRVAWPDWYLIWDYCAGFICNWGVHYLDIAYWGCPALATEPCELECQGVYRKKGLTDNIESWNATFTLASGVKMVFTDVSTEQEEKTGTRFIGDKGWVHVSRAGIRAEPESLLQVRPKAGETHLYEVPGEDVTIVRKEGGDRAAFKELNHGQNFLDCVRSRKDPISNVEATHVASYLGLIAEIAARLQTRLKWDPKKEKFIGNREANQRLSRALHNGWKL, from the coding sequence ATGAAGACCCAAATGAATCGTCGTGATTTCCTGAGAAGCTCCACCGCCGCCCTGGCGGCCATCAGCTTGCCAGCAATCATCCCCGCGTCGGCCTTCGGCGCCGGCAACAAGATCGCTCTGGGCTGCATCGGCGTCGGCGGGATGGGCACGGGGAACATGAAGAGCTTCCTGGCGCTCGAGGACTGTCGGGTCGTGGCCGTTTGCGACACCTACGAGGACCGCCGCCAGAAGGCCAAGAATCTGGCGGACACGCAGTATGGGGACAAAGGCTGCGCAATGCACGACGACTACCGCGAGGTGATCGCGCGGAAGGACATTGACGCGGTGATGATCGCCGCGCAGGACCATTGGCACGCCCTGATCGCCACCGCCGCAGCCGCCGCGGGCAAGGACATGTATCTGGAGAAACCGATGGGCACATCAGTCGAGCAGAGCCAGAAGATTCTCCGGGCCGTTCGCAAGCATAAGCGCGTGTTCCAGGCCGGCACGTGGCAGCGGTCGCAGGGCAAGTTCCGCCAGGCCTGCGCCCTGGTCCGCAACGGCTACATCGGCAGTCTGCGCGAAATGCAGGTTGGCGCGCCCGGCCCGCAATACCAGCCCAAGTATGCCGGCTCCCTTGAGCCGCAGCCGGTGCCCGCGGGTTTCAACTGGGAAATGTGGCGCGGGCCGGCGCCGGCCAATCCCTACAATCCGGGCCGCGTCGCGTGGCCGGATTGGTATCTCATCTGGGACTATTGCGCCGGTTTCATCTGCAACTGGGGCGTGCATTACCTCGACATCGCCTACTGGGGCTGCCCGGCGTTGGCGACGGAGCCGTGCGAACTCGAATGCCAGGGCGTCTATCGCAAGAAAGGCTTGACCGACAATATTGAGAGCTGGAATGCCACCTTCACCCTCGCCAGCGGGGTGAAAATGGTCTTCACCGACGTTTCCACCGAGCAGGAGGAGAAGACCGGCACGCGGTTCATTGGCGACAAGGGCTGGGTGCATGTGAGTCGCGCCGGCATCCGGGCCGAACCGGAATCATTGCTGCAGGTCAGACCGAAGGCCGGCGAGACGCACCTCTATGAGGTGCCGGGAGAGGATGTGACGATCGTCAGGAAGGAAGGTGGCGATCGGGCCGCCTTCAAGGAGCTTAACCACGGCCAGAACTTCCTGGATTGCGTCCGCAGCCGCAAGGACCCGATCTCGAATGTTGAGGCGACGCATGTGGCATCCTATCTGGGCCTTATCGCGGAAATCGCGGCGCGGCTCCAGACGCGGTTGAAATGGGACCCTAAAAAGGAAAAGTTCATCGGCAATCGCGAGGCCAATCAGCGGCTAAGCCGGGCGCTGCACAACGGTTGGAAACTGTAA
- a CDS encoding electron transfer flavoprotein subunit beta has product MTTAYQIVVCGTIVPDPLQTLEPVTGSTGPALKNEMMLPAVLDPWASHALYEAANLAKNTPGSKVWLVSLGPKAKLQQVMMTVAQKVPFELIAIDGPASGFAEAAEVAAVLAEAIQGIAGLDRTKLLVFGGWESASRGAGATMQMVGERLGILDQFQGVDELKVSADGSLEILERVEGGKHQVSRCAGPPALLGWATGNLPEPRNNPQIGMANMRAVMPALQRAKPVKLAAEGLAFASVSLPKQLRTTRIVKDKSPDEIAQELVQWIRR; this is encoded by the coding sequence ATGACCACCGCATATCAAATAGTTGTTTGTGGCACTATTGTGCCGGACCCGCTCCAAACCCTGGAGCCGGTGACCGGTTCCACTGGTCCCGCGTTGAAGAATGAGATGATGCTTCCCGCCGTCCTCGACCCGTGGGCAAGCCACGCACTGTATGAGGCAGCCAACCTGGCGAAGAACACCCCCGGCAGCAAAGTCTGGCTCGTGAGCCTCGGCCCTAAAGCCAAGCTGCAGCAGGTGATGATGACTGTCGCGCAAAAGGTGCCTTTTGAACTCATTGCCATCGACGGCCCGGCGAGCGGATTTGCCGAGGCGGCGGAAGTCGCCGCAGTGCTGGCCGAGGCCATCCAGGGGATCGCCGGGCTCGACCGCACGAAACTGCTCGTGTTTGGCGGCTGGGAGTCCGCCTCGCGCGGCGCCGGTGCGACGATGCAGATGGTAGGCGAACGTTTAGGCATCCTGGACCAGTTCCAAGGCGTGGACGAGTTGAAGGTGAGCGCCGACGGATCGCTGGAAATTCTCGAACGCGTTGAAGGTGGAAAGCACCAGGTTTCACGCTGCGCAGGGCCTCCTGCCCTGCTCGGCTGGGCGACCGGCAATCTTCCGGAACCTAGAAATAATCCGCAGATCGGCATGGCTAATATGCGCGCCGTAATGCCCGCCCTGCAAAGGGCGAAGCCTGTTAAACTCGCCGCCGAAGGCCTGGCCTTCGCCAGCGTGTCGTTGCCGAAGCAACTGCGCACGACCAGGATCGTGAAAGATAAGTCTCCAGATGAGATCGCGCAGGAGCTTGTCCAATGGATAAGAAGGTAA
- a CDS encoding sugar phosphate isomerase/epimerase family protein has protein sequence MSKIYIGLNAEFSRSSDKPFEWAVQKAAEMGYKYFEPMVHLGRELMSEAGYFHTVSMFDDPWRIREACDKAGLKISGLQSHGPLGRPDVHGEYIKLAIRVAAEIGVPVINTDEGIKAKWTTEEEDFVLIKYTLQEAAFIAERRGIKIGIEPHAQYSRHPDGLDRIYNLVKSPAIGINFDTGNVYLCGHDVYAWLERVASRLVHLHAKDISVAHSDAERGKVTGTPVGCACGEGVLDWARIIRIVKEKCPRDIVFSVECGTPAQAAKSLDHLSKLV, from the coding sequence ATGAGCAAGATCTACATTGGACTGAATGCGGAATTCTCGCGCAGCTCGGACAAGCCATTCGAGTGGGCGGTCCAGAAGGCGGCGGAGATGGGATACAAGTATTTTGAGCCGATGGTACACCTGGGCCGGGAATTGATGAGCGAAGCGGGCTATTTTCACACCGTTTCCATGTTCGACGATCCCTGGCGCATCAGGGAGGCTTGCGACAAGGCGGGGCTGAAGATATCGGGCCTTCAATCGCACGGCCCGCTGGGCCGGCCCGACGTGCACGGCGAATACATCAAGCTCGCCATTCGGGTCGCGGCCGAAATCGGCGTGCCGGTCATCAACACCGACGAAGGGATCAAGGCCAAGTGGACCACCGAGGAAGAAGACTTCGTGCTGATCAAATACACGCTGCAAGAGGCGGCATTCATTGCCGAGCGGCGGGGCATCAAGATCGGCATCGAGCCGCACGCGCAATACTCGCGCCATCCCGATGGCCTCGACCGCATCTACAACCTGGTCAAGTCGCCTGCCATCGGCATCAACTTCGACACCGGGAATGTCTACCTGTGCGGGCACGATGTCTATGCGTGGCTGGAGCGCGTCGCTTCCCGGCTCGTTCATCTCCACGCCAAAGACATCTCCGTGGCGCACTCGGACGCCGAGCGCGGCAAGGTGACGGGAACGCCCGTCGGCTGCGCCTGCGGGGAGGGAGTGCTCGACTGGGCACGGATCATCCGGATCGTTAAAGAGAAGTGTCCACGCGACATTGTGTTCTCGGTTGAGTGCGGCACGCCCGCGCAGGCGGCCAAGAGTCTCGATCACCTCTCGAAATTGGTGTAA
- a CDS encoding nucleotidyltransferase — MAPTLVILAAGIGARYGGLKQIEPVGPAGEAVLDYSVFDARRAGFGKFIFVIRRDVEQDFRDSFGRRFARHVNIDYAIQSLDMVPPNCYVPPDRQKPWGTGHAVLCAALLLDRPFAVINADDFYGAESFGVLARFLTQTAPSNPDLFAMVGFQLDRTLSEHGTVARGLCQTDEEGYLTSVEELTAIERQPIGARNREADGSYRDLTGLETVSMNCWGFTPKLLPGLRCLFSEFLARNQANLNAEFYLPTAVNALMREGLVRVTVLPTWCHWFGVTYREDRAVVVDSIRALIRAGKYPARLWG, encoded by the coding sequence TTGGCCCCTACATTGGTCATCCTGGCCGCCGGCATTGGTGCCCGCTACGGCGGATTGAAACAGATAGAACCCGTTGGCCCGGCCGGGGAGGCCGTCTTGGATTACTCGGTCTTTGATGCGAGGCGCGCGGGTTTTGGCAAGTTCATCTTCGTCATCCGCCGCGACGTCGAGCAGGATTTTCGGGACAGCTTTGGCCGGCGCTTCGCCAGGCACGTGAATATCGATTATGCCATCCAGTCCCTGGACATGGTGCCGCCTAACTGCTACGTCCCGCCCGATCGTCAGAAGCCGTGGGGAACCGGCCATGCCGTGTTGTGCGCCGCTCTGTTGCTGGACCGCCCTTTCGCGGTCATCAACGCGGACGACTTCTACGGGGCGGAGTCCTTCGGCGTGCTCGCCCGGTTCTTGACGCAGACCGCGCCCTCCAATCCCGACCTGTTCGCGATGGTGGGTTTCCAACTGGACCGCACACTTTCGGAGCACGGCACCGTGGCGCGGGGCCTCTGCCAGACGGATGAGGAGGGATACTTGACATCCGTTGAGGAGTTGACCGCCATCGAAAGACAGCCCATTGGCGCCCGCAACCGGGAGGCTGATGGCAGTTACCGTGACCTGACCGGGCTGGAGACTGTTTCGATGAATTGCTGGGGATTTACACCGAAATTGCTGCCCGGCCTGCGCTGCTTATTCAGCGAGTTTCTGGCCCGCAACCAGGCCAACCTCAATGCCGAGTTCTACCTGCCCACGGCCGTCAATGCGCTGATGCGGGAGGGGCTTGTACGAGTTACTGTGTTGCCAACATGGTGCCATTGGTTCGGCGTGACCTATCGTGAGGACCGCGCGGTGGTAGTGGACAGCATCCGGGCGCTCATTCGTGCCGGCAAGTATCCAGCACGGTTGTGGGGTTGA
- a CDS encoding aminoglycoside phosphotransferase family protein, translated as MSESQPRHDLRSVAAHFQIYGDFREAAPYGSGHINDTYAAVFNQSGSSMRYIFQRINHNVFKNPAGLMVNVERVTTHIRRKLEALGADQISRRVLTLVRANDGKCCYADAAGNHWRCYLFIEHATSYDRIETPRQAFEAARAFGQFQKHLADLPAPRLEDTIPDFHHSRRRFDALRQAIERDACNRAAGVKAEIGFALRHEPLVDVLLGLQARGQLPERVTHNDCKLNNVMLDDATGEGMCVIDLDTVMPGLALYDFGDMCRTAACPTLEDESDLSRVEMRMDMFEALVGGYLASAGQFLTPVEKDHLVFCAKLITFEIGFRFLEDHLRGDLYFKVHRPGQSADRARVQFKMVDSFERNEVAMRKVVEVAERQVGRQ; from the coding sequence ATGTCTGAGAGCCAGCCGAGACACGATCTTCGCTCTGTCGCCGCGCACTTCCAGATCTACGGCGATTTCCGGGAAGCCGCGCCTTACGGCAGCGGCCACATCAACGACACCTACGCCGCCGTCTTCAATCAATCCGGCAGCTCGATGCGCTACATCTTCCAACGCATAAACCACAACGTCTTTAAGAACCCCGCCGGTCTGATGGTCAATGTCGAGCGTGTCACGACGCACATCCGCCGCAAGTTGGAGGCGCTTGGTGCGGATCAGATCTCCCGGCGCGTCCTGACGCTGGTGCGCGCGAACGACGGCAAGTGCTGCTATGCGGATGCCGCAGGCAACCACTGGCGCTGTTACCTGTTCATTGAGCACGCAACGAGCTACGACCGGATTGAGACTCCCCGGCAGGCATTCGAGGCAGCCCGGGCGTTCGGCCAGTTCCAGAAACACCTTGCCGACCTGCCGGCACCTCGACTGGAGGACACCATACCCGACTTCCACCACTCACGCAGGCGCTTTGACGCGCTGCGCCAGGCGATCGAACGGGACGCCTGCAATCGGGCCGCCGGGGTAAAAGCGGAGATCGGGTTCGCGCTGCGGCACGAGCCGCTCGTGGATGTGCTGCTGGGCCTGCAAGCGCGCGGCCAACTCCCGGAACGAGTAACGCACAACGACTGCAAGCTCAACAACGTCATGCTCGATGACGCCACCGGCGAGGGCATGTGTGTGATTGACCTTGATACGGTTATGCCTGGCCTGGCCCTCTATGATTTCGGCGATATGTGCCGCACAGCCGCATGCCCAACGCTGGAGGACGAGTCCGACCTCTCCAGGGTCGAAATGCGCATGGACATGTTCGAGGCGCTGGTCGGTGGGTACTTGGCGTCCGCAGGCCAGTTCCTGACTCCTGTCGAGAAGGACCATCTCGTGTTCTGCGCCAAGCTTATTACCTTCGAGATTGGCTTCCGATTTCTGGAGGACCATCTGCGGGGCGACCTCTATTTCAAGGTCCATCGTCCGGGCCAAAGCGCGGACCGTGCACGGGTCCAGTTCAAGATGGTGGACTCATTCGAACGCAACGAGGTGGCGATGCGCAAAGTGGTGGAGGTGGCCGAGCGCCAAGTCGGGCGACAATAG